CGGCCAGTTGCGGCGCTGAGCCGCTGCTGCACCTGCAGGTCAACGGCAGGGCCTGTTCGATCGCGGGCGTGCCGCGCGAGGCCACGCTGCTGCACCTGCTGCGCAACGACCTCGGCCTGAACGGGCCCAAATATGGCTGCGGCCTGGGCCAGTGCGGGGCCTGCACGGTGCATGTCGACGGCGTGGCGGCGCGTGCCTGCGTGATTCCCGCGCATGGCGTGGCGGGCCGCGCCATCACCACGCTCGAAGGGCTGGGCTCGCATGATCGCTGGCATCCGGTGCAAGCGGCATTCGAAGACGCGCAGGCCGCGCAGTGCGGCTACTGCCTGAACGGCATGGTCATGCAGGCCGCGGCGCTGCTCGCGCGCGATCCGCAGGCGAGCGAGGCGCGCATCCGCAGCGAACTCTCGGGCAACCTGTGCCGGTGCGGGACGCATATTGAAATACTGGATGCGGTGCAGCGGGCGGCGTTGCGCATGCGCGAGGCGGTGAACTCATGAACGGTCCGTCTTGTCCCCTCTCCCTCCGGGAGAGGGCCAGGGTGAGGGCATCGGCCCTTGCACAAGCACGGCCTTTGCCACCGCCGCCTGCCCTCACCCCAACCCTCTCCCAGAGGGAGAGGGAGCAAGAACCATGACGCGTCGCGCCGATCTGCCGCGGACCCGCGCAGACTTTCTCTCAGCCGACGGCGTGCTGCTGGTCGTGCGCGAGACGCCGCCCGCGCTGGCGCCCACCAATGGCCAGCCCGCGGCCGTGGCGGGCAATCCGATCGAAGGCGACGAGATCCTGCTCGCCGTGTGGGACGACGGCAGCGCCTCGGCGCTCAACGGCCACGTCGACCTCGGCACCGGCATCCAGACCGCGCTCGCGCAGATCGTGGCCGAGGAACTCGACCTTGGCATGCCTTGCGTGCGCATGATGCTCGGCGACACCGCGCGCGCGCCCAACCAGGGCGCGACCATCGCGAGCGCCTCGATCCAGATCCATGCGCAGCCGCTGCGCCTGGCTGCGGCACAGGCGCGCGCATGGCTCCTCGCGCGCGCGGCCGAGCGGCTCGGCGTGGCCGCCGACGCGCTGCAGGTGCGCAACGGCGTCGTGCGCGTGGCCGAGGCGCCGGACCGCCGCATCAGCTACGCCGACTTGATGGCGGGACAGCGCACCGTGCTGCGGCTCGATCCCGCCGCAGAGCCCAAGGACCCGGCCGACTACCGCATCGTCGGCACGCGCCAGGCCCGCGTCGACATTCCCGCCAAGCTCGCGGGCGACCTGGTGTTCGTGCACGACATGCGCGTGCCCGGCATGCTGCACGGCCGCGTGGTGCGCCCGCCGTATGCGGGTGCGGACCACGGCGACTTCATCGGCAACACGCTCGAGTCGGTGGACGAATCGTCGATTGCGCACATTCCCGGCATTCGCGCGGTGGTCGTGATCCGCGACTTCGTCGGCATCGTGGCCGAGCGCGAAGAGCACGCCGAGCAGGCGCTGCGCGAACTGCGCGTCAGCTGGAAGCCCTGGCCCGGCATGCCCGACCTATCGGACCTCGCGCAGGCCCTGCGCGACAACCCGTCGATGCAGCGCCTGCTGGTCGATGAAGGCGATGTCGATGGCGCGATCGCCGCGGCCGCGCAGCCGATGCATCGCACCTACGTGTGGCCCTACCAGATGCACGCGTCCATCGGGCCGTCGTGCGCGCTGGCAGAGTGGCAGCCGGACGGCGGCAGCGACCCACACGCAGTGGGGAAGCGTGGGGGCATCACTCTCCGCGTGTGGACCGGCTCGCAGAACCCGCATGTGCTGCGCGCCGATCTCGCCAAGCTCATGGACGTGGACGACGTGCAGGTCGACGTCATCCGCATGGAAGCCGCGGGCTGCTACGGCCGCAACGGCGCCGACGACGTGGCGGCCGATGCGGCGCTGCTCGCGCGCGCCGTGGGCGCGCCGGTGCGCGTGCAGCTCACGCGCGAACAGGAGCATGCCTGGGAGCCCAAGGGTGCCGCGCAGCTCATGGAAGTGGATGGCGGCCTGATGGCCGACGGCCGCATCGCCGCCTACGACTTCGAAACTTCATATCCATCGAACGGCGCCCCCACGCTCGCGCTGCTGCTCACGCGCACCATCGAGCCGGTCGCACAGGCCTTCGAGATGGGCGACCGCACGGCGCGTCCGCCCTACAGCGTCGACAACCTGCGCGTGAAGGTCAACGACATGGCGCCGATCGTGCGCGCCTCGTGGCTGCGCGGCGTGTCGGCGCTGCCGAGCTCCTTCGCGCACGAGTCGTACATCGACGAACTGGCCACCGCGGCCGGCGTCGACCCGGTGCAGTTCCGCCTGCGCCACCTGGACGATCCGCGCGCCGTCGAGCTGGTGCAGGCCACCGCGCAGAAGGCCGGCTGGCGCATGCGCACCGGGCCGCAGGAGGATGCCGACGGCGGACTGGGCAAGGGCGGCGACATCCTCTTCGGCCAGGGCTTTGCCTATGCGCGCTACATCCACAGCAAGTGGCCCGGCTTCGGTGCCGCATGGGCCGCATGGGTGGCCGACGTCGAGG
This genomic window from Variovorax paradoxus contains:
- a CDS encoding (2Fe-2S)-binding protein, whose amino-acid sequence is MTASCGAEPLLHLQVNGRACSIAGVPREATLLHLLRNDLGLNGPKYGCGLGQCGACTVHVDGVAARACVIPAHGVAGRAITTLEGLGSHDRWHPVQAAFEDAQAAQCGYCLNGMVMQAAALLARDPQASEARIRSELSGNLCRCGTHIEILDAVQRAALRMREAVNS
- a CDS encoding molybdopterin cofactor-binding domain-containing protein, whose protein sequence is MTRRADLPRTRADFLSADGVLLVVRETPPALAPTNGQPAAVAGNPIEGDEILLAVWDDGSASALNGHVDLGTGIQTALAQIVAEELDLGMPCVRMMLGDTARAPNQGATIASASIQIHAQPLRLAAAQARAWLLARAAERLGVAADALQVRNGVVRVAEAPDRRISYADLMAGQRTVLRLDPAAEPKDPADYRIVGTRQARVDIPAKLAGDLVFVHDMRVPGMLHGRVVRPPYAGADHGDFIGNTLESVDESSIAHIPGIRAVVVIRDFVGIVAEREEHAEQALRELRVSWKPWPGMPDLSDLAQALRDNPSMQRLLVDEGDVDGAIAAAAQPMHRTYVWPYQMHASIGPSCALAEWQPDGGSDPHAVGKRGGITLRVWTGSQNPHVLRADLAKLMDVDDVQVDVIRMEAAGCYGRNGADDVAADAALLARAVGAPVRVQLTREQEHAWEPKGAAQLMEVDGGLMADGRIAAYDFETSYPSNGAPTLALLLTRTIEPVAQAFEMGDRTARPPYSVDNLRVKVNDMAPIVRASWLRGVSALPSSFAHESYIDELATAAGVDPVQFRLRHLDDPRAVELVQATAQKAGWRMRTGPQEDADGGLGKGGDILFGQGFAYARYIHSKWPGFGAAWAAWVADVEVNRRTGEVHVRRVVVGHDAGLLVNPAGVEHQVHGNVIQTTSRALMEEVQFAPQQGAAATAGAQLLPGVLPSGVVASREWGSYPIINFRDVPVIEVMHMPRPGEPSLGAGESSSVPGTAAIANAIFDATGVRFREPPFTPEKVLAALNRGLLPPLPGEGGGGGERRLNGDAAVPPSQPSPGRGRSTTDAPWPARKGLMATGAALFIGGIGLIAGLLGWRSAIAPVSLSAPVYSEATIERGRVLAALGDCAVCHTAPGGAPNAGGRAMQTPFGTLYTTNLTPDADTGLGRWSFSAFQRAMREGVSRDGHHLYPAFPYTAFAKTSDDDLQALYAYFMSMPAVRAETPKAELKFPFSMRPLMAGWNALFHDPAPLQPVAAQSAEWNRGAYLVNGLGHCGACHTPRNALGAEQGGSAFLSGAMVDGWEAPALTQRSKAAVPWDADELYRYLRQGHTQRHGMAGGPMAEVVRELAQVPDADVRAMATYLASFNPAPAADPQAVAQQVVDNAARTQGRLLGPAQRMFDSACASCHHDGDGPTLLGVNTPLALNGNLTSARPDNLLRTILDGVREPASRDIGFMPAFRDALDDRQIAELAGYMRARFAPQEPAWKNLPAEVARVRAARGHGAE